The following proteins are co-located in the Desulfobacterales bacterium genome:
- a CDS encoding ASKHA domain-containing protein has protein sequence MGKCVNHPERETSYKCMKHNIYLCDECMACRDPELYCKYRSACPIWFMNKGAKRLNESDEAAQASGEYRVTFQPDDKSVEVEAGETLLDAARKADVYINASCNGKGACGKCKLIIESGEIEKTETALLSDREKQKGYVLACQTRVKGPASVRVPEETIERKLKVAGMGEEVTSKLHGLVTDIQPMLEKIPMELSPPTLDDSVSDLDRLRRGLAQKGLDTSRLSIGLEVMRELAASMRNENWHVTASIIHKSCSSEVVAVEPGDTSQSSLGLAIDIGTTTIVVYLVDMTDGRILAATSEHNRQSACGDDVINRIVCAEKNGVKKLSTLALSTINTLIKEAVDGVGADAKQIHNIVVSGNTTMTHLLLKIEPRYIRREPYIPSISEFPVLKSGNIGLKANPNAAVYVMPGPASYVGGDIVSGVLYSGLHREAEMTLFIDVGTNGEIVLGNQDWLICASCSAGPAFEGGGIRWGMRAEEGAIEGVSIDRNTFEPQLKTIGGHAPRGICGSGMIELLSGMMLTGIIDQRGKFQLPPDHPRMGAVGDEPAYVLAYADETPMEEDLVYTESDIDNLLRSKGAVYAGFTVLLNQVGVTFDMIDRVIITGGFGQFLDIGKSVAIGLLPDIARDKFQYDGNSSIGGAYMALLSDAHRKTAKEICHAMTYLDFSTNTSFMDEFTSALFLPHTNMEQFPSIMKRLKETAN, from the coding sequence CCCGGAACTTTACTGCAAATACCGGAGCGCGTGCCCCATCTGGTTTATGAACAAGGGGGCGAAAAGACTCAATGAATCCGATGAAGCGGCCCAAGCTTCCGGCGAATATAGGGTGACATTCCAGCCCGATGACAAGTCGGTTGAGGTCGAGGCGGGCGAAACTCTGCTGGATGCAGCCCGAAAGGCGGATGTCTACATCAATGCTTCGTGCAACGGCAAGGGCGCATGCGGCAAATGCAAACTGATCATTGAGTCCGGGGAAATTGAAAAAACAGAGACGGCGCTCCTTTCAGATCGGGAAAAGCAGAAGGGGTATGTGCTGGCCTGTCAGACGCGGGTAAAAGGCCCGGCGTCTGTGCGCGTGCCGGAAGAGACCATTGAGCGAAAGCTCAAGGTGGCCGGCATGGGCGAGGAGGTGACGAGCAAGCTCCATGGCCTGGTAACGGATATCCAGCCCATGCTTGAAAAAATTCCGATGGAGCTGAGTCCGCCCACCCTGGATGATTCGGTGAGTGATCTGGATCGCCTGCGGCGCGGACTTGCGCAGAAAGGCTTGGATACCAGCCGCCTCAGCATTGGGCTTGAAGTGATGCGGGAGCTGGCAGCCAGCATGCGGAATGAAAACTGGCATGTGACCGCCTCGATTATTCACAAATCCTGCTCAAGCGAGGTGGTTGCGGTGGAACCCGGGGATACCAGCCAATCCAGCCTGGGGCTGGCCATTGATATCGGCACCACCACCATTGTCGTCTATCTGGTGGACATGACCGACGGCCGCATTCTGGCGGCTACCTCCGAGCACAACCGCCAGTCCGCCTGCGGCGATGATGTGATCAACCGCATCGTGTGTGCGGAGAAAAACGGTGTGAAAAAGCTGAGCACCCTGGCGCTTTCCACCATTAACACCCTGATTAAGGAGGCGGTAGACGGTGTGGGCGCGGATGCCAAACAAATCCATAACATCGTGGTTTCCGGCAATACCACCATGACGCATCTTTTGCTTAAAATCGAGCCCCGCTATATCCGGCGTGAGCCATATATCCCGTCGATTTCCGAGTTTCCGGTGTTAAAGAGCGGCAATATCGGCTTAAAGGCCAATCCCAATGCCGCGGTATATGTGATGCCGGGGCCGGCCAGCTATGTGGGCGGGGATATCGTCTCCGGTGTCCTCTATTCAGGGCTCCATAGGGAAGCGGAAATGACCCTGTTCATCGATGTGGGCACCAACGGCGAAATTGTGCTGGGCAATCAAGACTGGCTGATCTGTGCGTCCTGCTCGGCCGGGCCGGCGTTTGAAGGCGGCGGCATCAGGTGGGGGATGCGGGCTGAGGAAGGCGCCATCGAAGGTGTGTCAATTGACCGAAATACATTTGAGCCTCAACTGAAAACCATTGGCGGCCATGCGCCCAGAGGGATTTGCGGCTCCGGAATGATTGAGCTTTTATCCGGGATGATGCTTACCGGCATTATCGATCAGCGGGGCAAGTTTCAATTGCCGCCGGACCATCCCCGGATGGGGGCGGTCGGTGATGAGCCGGCTTATGTTCTGGCCTATGCCGATGAGACGCCCATGGAGGAGGATCTGGTCTATACCGAATCGGATATCGACAACCTCCTTCGCTCAAAGGGCGCGGTCTATGCCGGATTCACCGTGCTTTTAAACCAGGTGGGGGTGACTTTTGATATGATTGACCGGGTCATTATCACCGGCGGATTCGGCCAGTTCCTGGATATCGGAAAATCGGTGGCCATCGGCCTGCTGCCGGACATTGCGCGGGATAAATTCCAATACGATGGCAACAGCAGCATTGGCGGCGCATATATGGCGCTTCTCTCGGATGCGCACCGAAAAACCGCCAAAGAAATCTGCCATGCCATGACCTATCTGGATTTTTCAACCAACACCAGTTTCATGGACGAGTTTACCTCAGCCCTGTTTCTGCCCCATACCAACATGGAGCAGTTTCCCAGTATCATGAAGCGGCTAAAAGAAACGGCCAACTAG